A window of Nicotiana sylvestris chromosome 8, ASM39365v2, whole genome shotgun sequence genomic DNA:
tttttgGCAAGAAACTTGAATAAGAAACTGAAACCTTCAAATGATGttttgtataaactcattgtaggtacaccttgatcacatcacttgaaatgacgtgagcactttagttggtcagagaatgagtgggcgctggAGACAGTGCAGTGCTGTAGAAACAGTGCAGTCAGTCATTTCATTTCTAGTTGTGACCAATTGACTTGTACTGTGATaagggaaccacaagggtatcagatccttgtttgggttcctagctcctgaagctaTAGCAATTCACCTTTAGCTGGAATTCGTTAAGCTTGCAGTATAGTCCGAGTAAGTCAGGTTCCCAATCTGGTTCTTAAcgataagtttgttagatcatcaaaacataaggcaagaatatttaaaacCTATCAAGTTGCTTGTGTAGATACAAAATTTGTTGTCCATTTTTGGACAGAGAGGAAGAAACCATTAATGAACCACGGTCCATTCTGTAGAGCTTTCCGTGCATTTTCTTCTTTACTGAACTTTACTGCATAATAATCTTTACCAAGATCTATTAAGGAGAAGTTCTCCGTCGGTCTCCAAAgactttgtatttttgctcttagGTAGTGATGGAGAACTCTTTTTCCTattaatatgattattattgagaATTTCCATGGTTCATAAATCCTTTGGATATCCTGATCAGATAGAGCTATATTTTTTATCCTGCTCTCTTCTGTCTTTTGTAGGCATGGGATAGTCGGAATGTGTTGAACATCCATGAACACAAGTGAAGGTAGGTCTTCACTTTGATGTTCATCAGGAAATTGGATTTTCCCCAGAAGTTTATCATTATACGAGTTGTCTTGATCAGGCGAGTTGTGTTGTGGGTGGATTTTTGCAATATCAGGAGGTTTTGGCGGAATAGAAGTTCCCAGATTGCTATCATTTTGGCTGAGATTGGTCATAGTTAGGATTATGAGAGTAGAGAGAAGGAAGTCCTTCTCTCACTAGATGATTATTGTAAATACATGTTATGCTAAACTTGCTCATAGAATATTTTTCTCTTGTATTTCCACATTTGACCTTATTTTCTCCGAAGAATTTCAAGACAATATTAGTTTATACAGGCAAAACAAAATTTGTTTAATAGATCTAGAATCAGAGTGAGCCTAATGTGAGGCTAAAAGTTATAGGAAATTGTAAGTGTAAAATTTATGGCAAAATCAAAAGCTTATATGAGTGGTTAGGATTTATCCATAATATTTGAGCTAGTCGAATTTGGTAGCTTAATGTATTAAAAAGGTTATGGTGCATGCACATGTCCAAATGCGAAGAGGCATTGTTTAAATACCAAGATCCTCAGATTTTATTGGATTTACAGAAAGGAATAACAAGGATGAAAATCATATTGcagaaaagaaaggagaaagaaaagctCTATATTAAATCAAGAAATGCTACCTTTATAGTAAATTGTAATAGGTAAATGTCATTCGAAGGATTGACTCCAAAAACTGCCAGATTATAATGAAAATGATCGGAAATAAtcaatcaaataaaaagaaaTCAAGCCATCCTTATCTGGATAtgatattttttaaaagaaaacaatttCATTGGTGAATCTTTGTGGATACAATTCTGTTTGCTCCCTTATTCTTCCTCCACATTGTTCTCCGTGATTTCAGGGTTGTTTTAGCGTATTTCTCGAACATAGGATGACGGAGATCTCCTTAGGATTTGATCTCCATGAAAGGAGATGGTAGATCTTCTTGAAGTATTTGATTGTCAAGAAATGTTTGATCACACTCCAACCAGACTTGAAAAAGATataatttgatgttttgatcTCTTTGTGAAAATCCCAAGAGTTTCGAGATGATCTCTGGATATATTTGATATGCATCAATCAAGCTAATTTGCAGACTACATGACTCTGGCAAAGGCTTTAATACACAAAGCATAAATCCGAAAATGAAGGTGAAGTAGATTTGAAATGAGCAGAATATATCATGAGATGATAAGAAAAGGAAAAGTGGAAGTACCTAAATCACTATCTAAAACTACAACCTCAAGTAACTATTGCAAAGAGATTAATTAAAATGAAAAATACAATTTTGAAAGtttatgtttttctgtttggTCCAAAGACATACTTGATGATCGAATCTTTGATCGATAACAATTCAGGGAACTCATTTTTCAGCTTTGTCGTGTCAAGCTCGTTGTTACTTCTTGGTGCAACGATCACTTTTGCTTGTTCTTGAAGATTAAAATTCTGCCACTTAAAGTTGGGATCTATGTATTCTCTGTACATCTCTAGAATCTCATTGTGGCTCACAACTCCCGGATTGGTGAAGTTCCATATCCCTCTGCAGTTTCTCTTTGCCATCTCAATAGAGATTGGTAGTAGCTCATCTAGCACTGTCATGCTATTTGGGATGTTTACCACTTTATCATAACGCGTGATCTTTGTGATAAAGTTTCTCGGGTTGCAAAGGTCAGATGATATTGGCATTCTCACTCGGAGGGTACAAAcattttcatattcctttagaagcTCCTCAACCTACAGATATTAACAGAATGCTTCAGTTGTTATGTTATagaaatcaaatcaaatcaaaatgtAAATCTAGTTGCTGCCTCTGCATTAAAGCCAAAGTTAAATGAACTTCAAGTGTTTTTCCATTGTTGCTCAAGAAAATTAAGGCCATTAGTTGTAGACAAGGCAACTAAATAGATGCCTGTGTTTTCACGCATACTGTTTGAAATGCTTAACTGAAATGAACTACTTACCATGGCTTTGGTCTTGGAGTAGAAAGATCCTGTAAAATTTGGCTTGTCTTCCTCCTTGAATCCAATGCCTGAGCCTAATGGGTGCCTCTCGTCATACTCAAATATGCAACCTGTCGCGAAATTCATCACCAAGATGTCTGCTGCTCTGCAGATATCAGCCAAAGTTAGTGTACCAACGACATTAGTTCTAATTGTCTCTACTTTATGCGATTCACACCAATCCACATTAGGCCTCCCAGTAATACCAGCCGCGTTGAAAACATGGGCTGGCCTTACTCTTATCATGTCATGCATTAACGAATTTCTATCCTGCAATCTTCCTGTCCCATACTCGTATGCTATTCCACGTTCTTCACAAATCTTTCCTAACAACCCTCCAATCCAACCAGTTCTTCCATAGATCAAGAACTTCATCTCCGAGCCACAGCCTTTCTTGCAACCTTTTATAAGCTGCAACAGGCAACTTTCATCATGTGAAGGCATAATGTTTGAAATTCTTGGATGCGGGTGAAGGGCTACGGTTATATCACCCCACCAATCAGGATTTTTggtgtaccattccagtgtcaTCTTTAGTCCTTCCTCCCAAGAGGTCCGTTCTTTCCACCCTAGCTTCTTAAGCTTTTGGTCATCCAAGAAATATCTTTGGTCATTAAATGGCCTGTCTTGCACAAACTCGATAGCTTGTTGAGCATTCAAGCCGAATAATTTGCATATGTCCTCAGCCACATCCAAAACTCGCCTCTCCTTTTTAGTGCCAATGTTATACACATGTCCAATCACCCCTTTATGCAATATCACATCAAATGCCTCAGCAACATCATCAGAGTACAAATAGCTCCTAACATTTGATCCATCCCCGTGAATTGGCAAATGCTCGCCCTTCATGGCAAGAATAATGAACTTTGGAATCAACTTTTCAGGGTACTGATTGGGGCCATACACGTTATTCCCTCGTGTTGTGATTGTCGGTAGGCCATAAGACCTATGGTAAGCCATGACAAGCATTTCAGCGCCCGCTTTAGTAGCAGAATATGGATTAGTGGGGAGGAGTTGAGAAGCTTCAGGATTGCCAATGTCAGTCTCCAAATCAGTCTCACCATAAACTTCATCTGTACTAACATGAATGAATCTCTTGATAGATTTAGTCAACTTACAAGCTTCAAGAAGTACATGTGT
This region includes:
- the LOC104249003 gene encoding trifunctional UDP-glucose 4,6-dehydratase/UDP-4-keto-6-deoxy-D-glucose 3,5-epimerase/UDP-4-keto-L-rhamnose-reductase RHM1-like, with the protein product MSEPAPYVPKNILITGAAGFIPSHVTNRLTKLYPDYRIVALDKLDYCSSLKNLEPSYSSPNFKFVKADITSADLINHLLVEEKIDTIMHFAAQTHVDNSFGNSFEFTINNIYGTHVLLEACKLTKSIKRFIHVSTDEVYGETDLETDIGNPEASQLLPTNPYSATKAGAEMLVMAYHRSYGLPTITTRGNNVYGPNQYPEKLIPKFIILAMKGEHLPIHGDGSNVRSYLYSDDVAEAFDVILHKGVIGHVYNIGTKKERRVLDVAEDICKLFGLNAQQAIEFVQDRPFNDQRYFLDDQKLKKLGWKERTSWEEGLKMTLEWYTKNPDWWGDITVALHPHPRISNIMPSHDESCLLQLIKGCKKGCGSEMKFLIYGRTGWIGGLLGKICEERGIAYEYGTGRLQDRNSLMHDMIRVRPAHVFNAAGITGRPNVDWCESHKVETIRTNVVGTLTLADICRAADILVMNFATGCIFEYDERHPLGSGIGFKEEDKPNFTGSFYSKTKAMVEELLKEYENVCTLRVRMPISSDLCNPRNFITKITRYDKVVNIPNSMTVLDELLPISIEMAKRNCRGIWNFTNPGVVSHNEILEMYREYIDPNFKWQNFNLQEQAKVIVAPRSNNELDTTKLKNEFPELLSIKDSIIKYVFGPNRKT